One window of Perca flavescens isolate YP-PL-M2 chromosome 15, PFLA_1.0, whole genome shotgun sequence genomic DNA carries:
- the tubb4bl gene encoding tubulin beta-4B chain, giving the protein MREIVHLQAGQCGNQIGAKFWEVISDEHGIDPTGAYHGDSDLQLDRISVYYNEATGGKYVPRAILVDLEPGTMDSVRSGPFGQIFRPDNFVFGQSGAGNNWAKGHYTEGAELVDSVLDVVRKEAESCDCLQGFQLTHSLGGGTGSGMGTLLISKIREEYPDRIMNTFSVVPSPKVSDTVVEPYNATLSVHQLVENTDETYCIDNEALYDICFRTLKLTTPTYGDLNHLVSATMSGVTTCLRFPGQLNADLRKLAVNMVPFPRLHFFMPGFAPLTSRGSQQYRALSVPELTQQMFDAKNMMAACDPRHGRYLTVAAVFRGRMSMKEVDEQMLNVQNKNSSYFVEWIPNNVKTAVCDIPPRGLKMAATFIGNSTAIQELFKRISEQFTAMFRRKAFLHWYTGEGMDEMEFTEAESNMNDLVSEYQQYQDATAEEGEFEEEGEEEVA; this is encoded by the exons ATGCGCGAAATTGTGCATTTGCAAGCCGGTCAGTGCGGAAACCAGATCGGAGCCAAG ttctgGGAGGTGATCAGTGATGAGCATGGCATTGATCCCACTGGTGCCTACCACGGAGACAGTGATCTGCAGCTAGACAGAATCAGCGTCTATTACAATGAGGCCACAG GTGGAAAGTATGTGCCCCGAGCCATCCTGGTGGATCTGGAGCCTGGTACGATGGACTCAGTCAGGTCCGGTCCCTTTGGGCAGATCTTTAGACCCGACAACTTTGTCTTTG GTCAGAGTGGAGCTGGAAACAACTGGGCCAAGGGCCACTACACTGAGGGAGCCGAGCTGGTCGACTCTGTCCTGGATGTCGTGAGGAAAGAAGCCGAGAGCTGCGATTGCCTCCAGGGCTTCCAGCTTACTCACTCCCTAGGTGGCGGTACCGGCTCTGGCATGGGCACTCTTCTCATCAGCAAGATCCGCGAGGAGTACCCTGACCGCATCATGAACACCTTCAGCGTGGTGCCTTCTCCCAAGGTGTCGGACACTGTGGTGGAGCCCTACAACGCCActctctctgtccaccagctggtagagaacacagatgagacCTACTGCATTGACAATGAAGCTCTCTATGATATCTGCTTCCGCACACTTAAACTCACCACCCCCACCTATGGAGATCTAAACCATTTGGTGTCCGCCACCATGAGCGGGGTGACCACATGTCTTCGTTTCCCCGGCCAGCTCAACGCTGATCTCCGTAAACTGGCTGTGAACATGGTGCCCTTCCCCCGTCTGCACTTCTTCATGCCAGGCTTTGCCCCCCTGACCAGCAGGGGCAGCCAGCAGTATCGCGCCCTGTCTGTGCCCGAGCTCACCCAGCAGATGTTCGACGCCAAGAACATGATGGCTGCCTGCGACCCACGGCACGGCCGCTACCTCACCGTGGCTGCGGTGTTCAGGGGCCGCATGTCCATGAAGGAGGTGGATGAGCAGATGTTGAATGTGCAGAACAAGAACAGCAGCTACTTCGTTGAATGGATCCCGAACAATGTGAAGACCGCCGTCTGTGACATCCCACCCCGTGGCctcaaaatggctgccactTTTATCGGCAACAGCACAGCAATACAGGAGCTGTTCAAGCGCATCTCCGAGCAGTTCACCGCCATGTTCCGCCGTAAGGCTTTCCTCCACTGGTACACTGGTGAGGGCATGGATGAGATGGAGTTCACAGAGGCAGAAAGCAACATGAATGACCTGGTGTCCGAGTATCAGCAGTACCAGGATGCCACCGCTGAGGAGGGCGAGTttgaggaagagggagaggaggaagttGCCTAA
- the asf1ba gene encoding histone chaperone asf1b-A, translating to MAKVQVLNVAVLDNPSPFGNPFQFEITFECMEDLPEDLEWKIIYVGSAESEEYDQVLDSVLVGPVPAGRHMFVFQADAPNTGLIPESDAVGVTVVLITCTYRGQEFIRIGYYVNNEYTEPELRENPPIKPDYTQLQRNILASNPRVTRFHINWEGSAERMEDCENVDPTSNSKLPPSCLPGKAPPLGILPDNSMDCL from the exons ATGGCGAAGGTACAGGTGTTAAATGTGGCTGTCCTAGATAACCCGAGTCCCTTCGGAAACCCTTTTCAGTTTGAAATAACGTTTGAATGTATGGAGGACCTTCCCGAAG aTCTGGAATGGAAGATCATCTATGTTGGCTCAGCAGAAAGTGAAGAGTATGACCAAGTCCTTGACTCCGTCTTGGTTGGCCCAGTACCTGCTGGGAGAcatatgtttgtgtttcag GCTGATGCCCCAAACACTGGATTGATTCCTGAAAGTGATGCTGTTGGTGTGACTGTAGTGCTGATTACCTGCACATACCGTGGCCAGGAGTTCATTCGCATTGGTTACTATGTGAACAATGAATACACAGAACCCGAGCTTCGTGAAAATCCACCGATCAAGCCAGACTACACCCAG CTACAGAGAAATATTCTGGCATCAAACCCACGTGTGACCAGATTCCATATAAACTGGGAAGGCAGCGCAGAGCGAATGGAGGACTGTGAAAATGTGGATCCCACGTCAAACTCCAAGCTCCCTCCATCCTGTCTCCCAGGAAAGGCCCCACCCTTAGGGATACTTCCAGATAACTCTATGGACTGCTTATAG
- the LOC114568910 gene encoding zinc-binding protein A33 — MSLPEEDLTCPICCDIFTDPVLLSCSHSFCRSCLKCYWETGLRECPVCRKRASKASPATNLALRNVCEALLKARRSSVLVEKMNCNLHGEKLKLFCLVDKQPICVVCQSSKLHKSHNCSPIEEAVLDCKDELASSLKNLQDKADRLKRNHMTSPDMIEYIKSQSLETQRLIKRQFEQLHQALYQDELARIAAVKKEEEDKIAGMKDKFKELSAEVLLLTETISVIQEQLKEDDMVLLKNFKATQDREKNIALDSDNMSGLLIDVTKHLCNLKYKVLEKILDHIDYTPVTLDPNTAHPCLILSDDLTSLHYSKTHSCCPDNPERFHISAEVVGMDALGSGSHHWVVETGSNQDWLLGVASLSVPRNSEISARPENGFWTLCFRNGEFRAMTSPPTPLTVTRVPKQVKVKLDYNKGTMSFFDPADDTLIYVFTHTFTETLLPYFYTQSSHPLRIMPEKVLVTMLRRG, encoded by the exons ATGTCACTCCCAGAGGAGGATCTCACATGCCCAATATGCTGTGACATCTTTACGGACCCTGTTTTGCTGTCATGTAGCCACAGCTTCTGCAGGAGCTGTCTGAAGTGCTACTGGGAAACAGGGTTACGTGAGTGTCCAGTATGCAGAAAAAGAGCCTCCAAGGCTAGTCCTGCCACCAATTTGGCACTGAGAAATGTCTGTGAAGCTCTTTTGAAGGCTAGGAGGAGTTCAGTGCTGGTGGAGAAGATGAACTGTAATCTGCACGGGGAAAAGTTAAAACTCTTCTGTCTGGTTGACAAACAGCCCATCTGTGTGGTGTGCCAGTCTTCCAAACTGCACAAGAGTCACAACTGCTCACCTATAGAAGAGGCAGTACTAGACTGCAAG GATGAACTTGCTTCATCCCTCAAGAATTTGCAAGATAAAGCTGACCGCCTCAAAAGAAATCACATGACCTCTCCAGACATGATTGAGTACATCAAG AGTCAGTCGCTAGAAACACAAAGATTGATCAAGAGACAGTTCGAGCAGCTACATCAAGCCCTCTACCAAGATGAGTTGGCCAGAATAGCGGCtgtgaaaaaagaagaagaagacaagaTTGCAGGAATGAAGGATAAGTTTAAAGAGCTTTCAGCAGAAGTGTTGTTGCTCACAGAGACAATCTCAGTCATACAAGAGCAGCTGAAAGAAGATGATATGGTGTTGTTGAAG AATTTCAAAGCCACTCAGGACAG agaaaaaaacatagCGCTTGATTCAGACAACATGTCTGGGTTATTGATTGATGTGACCAAGCATCTCTGCAACCTCAAGTATAAAGTCTTGGAGAAAATACTGGACCATATTGACTATA CTCCTGTGACTTTGGACCCAAACACAGCACACCCCTGTCTCATCCTGTCTGACGACCTCACTTCCCTCCACTACTCAAAGACCCACAGCTGTTGCCCTGACAACCCAGAGCGCTTCCACATCAGCGCTGAAGTGGTAGGCATGGACGCACTGGGCTCAGGAAGCCACCACTGGGTCGTGGAAACAGGAAGTAATCAGGACTGGCTCCTCGGCGTGGCCTCTTTGTCTGTACCTAGGAACTCTGAGATCTCCGCTCGGCCTGAGAACGGCTTCTGGACTTTGTGTTTCAGGAATGGAGAGTTCAGGGCAATGACCTCACCACCCACCCCACTGACAGTTACAAGAGTGCCCAAACAAGTCAAAGTAAAACTGGATTACAACAAAGGGACAATGTCTTTCTTTGACCCTGCTGATGACACACTCATTTATGTAttcacacacacgttcacaGAAACTTTACTTCCATATTTTTATACACAGAGCAGTCATCCATTGAGAATAATGCCAGAGAAAGTACTTGTGACAATGCTGCGTCGAGGATGA
- the crb3a gene encoding protein crumbs homolog 3a, which produces MLALMKWTRANAPKSQSALPLPCWSRVEMAVCPDVLAMPGVVVRSVLLLALSSKPVWGNNTMVESATRSNNTAGPNIAAIVAPTVTLGVLAIVLAVLGWLLCVVKKKRQTEGTYRPSSEEQSGAHGVAVPDALKLPKEERLI; this is translated from the exons ATGTTGGCCCTAATGAAATGGACCCGAGCTAATGCCCCAAAGTCCCAGTCTGCCCTCCCTTTGCCCTGCTGGTCACGGGTAGAGATGGCAGTGTGTCCGGATGTGCTGGCCATGCCTGGAGTTGTGGTCAGGAGTGTTCTTCTTCTTGCACTGAGCAGTAAGCCTGTGTGGG GGAATAATACTATGGTTGAAAGTGCCACACGTTCTAATAACACTGCT GGACCCAACATTGCAGCTATCGTGGCCCCTACGGTCACCCTGGGTGTTCTGGCCATAGTCTTGGCTGTTCTCGGCTGGCTCCTCTGCGTGGTGAAAAAGAAGAGACAGACTGAAGGGACGTATAGACCCAGTTCTGAGGAACAGTCTGGTGCACATGGTGTGGCAGTACCAGATGCACTAAAGTTACCAAAAGAGGAAAGActcatttga